A window of the Pseudomonadales bacterium genome harbors these coding sequences:
- a CDS encoding cation transporter: MDASSKKVIFAALAGNSLIAITKFIAAVITGSSAMMSEGIHSLVDTGNQGLLLYGLKRAKQPADEQFPFGYGKEIYFWSFVVALLVFALGAGISIYEGVHHILHPEPIKSVLINYVVLSLALLFEGVAWYFAFTEFKKTKGDRSFIGAIHSGKDPTLFVVLFEDSAAMLGLVVAFVGVWLTQVTGILYFDGIASVIIGLILTAVAFWLAFETKGLLIGESARNEVVSGIRMLVSGYAEVNKVGEVLTMHMGPDFILVNISVDYCGDIPVGRVEALSAELNEAIKQRFSKVRRVFIDSRSIA, translated from the coding sequence ATGGATGCCTCCTCAAAAAAAGTAATCTTTGCAGCGTTAGCGGGCAACTCGCTGATTGCCATAACTAAGTTTATCGCAGCTGTTATTACGGGTAGCTCCGCCATGATGTCGGAGGGGATTCACTCTCTGGTTGATACCGGCAATCAGGGTTTGTTGCTCTACGGCTTAAAGCGTGCGAAACAACCGGCCGATGAACAGTTCCCCTTTGGTTATGGTAAAGAAATCTACTTTTGGAGTTTCGTGGTTGCATTGCTGGTTTTCGCGTTAGGTGCGGGGATTTCAATTTATGAAGGGGTGCACCATATTCTGCACCCAGAGCCCATCAAGAGTGTATTAATCAACTATGTAGTGCTGAGTTTGGCGTTATTGTTTGAAGGCGTTGCCTGGTATTTTGCATTCACTGAGTTTAAGAAAACCAAAGGCGATCGTAGTTTTATCGGCGCGATTCATAGTGGTAAAGATCCGACTCTGTTTGTTGTATTATTTGAAGATAGCGCGGCGATGTTAGGGCTGGTCGTGGCTTTCGTTGGTGTCTGGCTAACCCAGGTGACGGGCATCCTCTATTTTGATGGCATTGCTTCTGTCATTATTGGTTTGATCTTGACGGCGGTCGCTTTCTGGTTGGCATTTGAAACAAAAGGGCTGCTGATTGGTGAAAGCGCAAGAAATGAGGTGGTTTCAGGAATTCGCATGCTAGTTAGCGGTTATGCTGAAGTTAATAAGGTAGGGGAAGTTTTGACCATGCACATGGGCCCGGATTTTATTTTGGTGAATATCAGTGTTGATTACTGTGGGGATATTCCAGTAGGTCGGGTTGAAGCGTTAAGTGCTGAGTTGAATGAGGCGATAAAGC
- a CDS encoding HIT domain-containing protein, whose product MFEVAPQLLQDSVILGDFPLSRLLLCKDSNYPWFILVPRREGVREIFQLSEDDQRQLIWESSYLSRQLDHGFNADKMNVAALGNQVPQLHLHHIVRYKNDAAWPGPIWGKVPLVPYTASELENMRDRINMLLTKQFESFS is encoded by the coding sequence ATGTTTGAAGTCGCGCCCCAATTGCTGCAGGACAGCGTTATTTTGGGTGATTTCCCTTTGTCACGCTTATTGCTCTGTAAAGACAGCAATTACCCTTGGTTTATCCTGGTGCCCCGCCGTGAGGGAGTTCGGGAAATATTTCAGCTGTCGGAAGATGATCAACGACAGTTGATATGGGAGTCCAGTTACCTGTCGCGACAGTTGGACCATGGCTTTAACGCCGATAAAATGAACGTAGCTGCTTTGGGTAATCAGGTGCCGCAGCTGCATTTACACCATATTGTCCGCTATAAAAATGATGCTGCTTGGCCGGGTCCGATTTGGGGGAAAGTACCCTTAGTGCCCTATACCGCATCAGAGCTTGAGAATATGCGTGATCGGATCAATATGCTATTGACCAAGCAATTTGAATCGTTTTCCTGA